One Denticeps clupeoides chromosome 10, fDenClu1.1, whole genome shotgun sequence genomic window carries:
- the pim2 gene encoding serine/threonine-protein kinase pim-2, with amino-acid sequence MLDKRFGEIKIEQTDDMKIKNGPEAFERLYRCGDLLGSGGFGSVFAGQRVSDGTQVAIKQITRDRVLQWARLPGEPNLVPMEIALLLRLGGDQSLARGHSRVVRMLDWFEAPGQGFIIVFERPLACQDLFDFITERGALDEPIARRFLKQVVEALQFCNAHNIVHRDVKDENILVDTSTGDIKIIDFGSGALLKDCSYTDFEGTRVYSPPEWILHKTYHALPLTVWSLGVLLFDMVCGDIPFETDEQIIRAKPAFTKRISKECQSLILWCLAYRPEDRPSLEDILSHPWMEGTDDIGDLQENPNITPSL; translated from the exons ATGTTGGACAAACGCTTTGGTGAAATAAAAATTGAGCAAACGGACGACATGAAGATTAAGAACG GTCCAGAGGCGTTTGAGAGACTCTACCGCTGCGGCGACCTGCTGGGCAGCGGCGGCTTCGGCTCCGTGTTCGCCGGCCAGCGCGTCTCGGACGGGACGCAG gtGGCGATTAAGCAGATAACGCGCGACCGAGTTTTGCAGTGGGCGCGACTG CCTGGAGAACCCAATCTCGTTCCCATGGAGATAGCCCTGCTGCTTCGTCTGGGAGGTGACCAGAGTTTGGCGAGGGGTCACAGCAGGGTCGTGCGGATGCTGGACTGGTTCGAAGCGCCAGGCCAGGGCTTCATCATTGTATTCGAGAGGCCACTGGCCTGTCAAGACCTCTTCGACTTCATAACAGAGCGAGGGGCGCTGGACGAGCCGATCGCACGGAG GTTCCTAAAACAAGTTGTCGAGGCCCTGCAGTTCTGCAACGCGCATAATATTGTGCACAGGGATGTCAAAGACGAAAACATCCTCGTGGATACCAGCACCGGAGACATCAAGATCATTGACTTTGGGTCGGGTGCTCTGCTGAAAGACTGCTCCTACACAGATTTTGAAG GTACTCGAGTGTACAGCCCTCCAGAGTGGATTCTTCACAAGACCTACCACGCCCTCCCGCTGACCGTGTGGTCCCTTGGAGTGCTGCTGTTTGACATGGTCTGCGGTGACATTCCCTTCGAAACGGATGAGCAGATTATTCGGGCCAAGCCTGCGTTCACCAAACGCATCTCCAAAG AATGCCAGTCACTGATCCTGTGGTGCCTTGCCTATAGACCAGAGGACCGTCCGAGTTTGGAGGACATTCTCTCTCATCCGTGGATGGAAGGCACCGATGATATTGGAGACTTGCAGGAGAATCCCAATATCACCCCTAGCCTTTAA
- the slc35a2 gene encoding UDP-galactose translocator: MAGSDHGSGSGVPDEQEARCRQREVNMKLKYTSLAILVIQNASLILSIRYVRTLPGDRFFTTSAVVMAEVLKVLTCLIIIFVQKRGNLRDFLTLLYNSIVVQHSDTLKLAVPSLIYTLQNNLQYVAISNLPAATFQVTYQLKILTTALFSVLMLRKSLSRVQWVSLLLLFAGVAIVQVQQEGGRQKEATATDSNQNYAKGLVAVVVSCLSSGFAGVYFEKILKGSSASVWMRNVQLGIFGTLLGLLGLWWNDGPAISEKGFLFGYTPMVWGVIFNQAFGGLLVAVVVKYADNILKGFATSFSIIVSTVTSVYLFGFHVDLVFTVGAGMVIGAVYMYSLPKPASAPAAPLSSDSHSRSHGGDSEMEAFLPKAPGKEKGS, encoded by the exons ATGGCAGGGAGCGACCACGGGTCCGGCTCCGGAGTTCCCGACGAGCAGGAGGCTCGCTGTAGACAACGCGAAG TAAACATGAAGCTGAAATACACAAGCCTGGCTATCCTGGTGATCCAGAATGCCTCGCTTATCCTGAGCATCCGCTACGTGCGCACGCTGCCTGGCGATCGCTTCTTCACCACGTCTGCGGTGGTCATGGCCGAGGTTCTCAAAGTCCTTACCTGTCTGATCATCATATTTGTCCAAAAAAGAG GGAACCTCAGGGATTTTCTGACTTTGCTTTACAACTCCATAGTTGTTCAGCATTCGGACACGCTGAAGCTCGCCGTCCCATCCCTGATCTACACCTTGCAGAACAACCTTCAGTACGTGGCCATCTCAAATCTGCCAGCAGCCACTTTCCAG GTGACCTATCAGCTTAAAATCCTGACCACGGCCCTGTTCTCTGTGCTCATGCTGCGCAAGAGCCTGTCGAGGGTCCAGTGGGTGTCTCTGCTCCTGCTGTTCGCGGGCGTCGCCATCGTCCAGGTGCAGCAGGAAGGCGGCAGGCAGAAGGAGGCCACGGCCACCGACTCCAACCAGAACTATGCCAAAGGACTGGTGGCCGTGGTGGTGTCCTGTCTGTCCTCTGGCTTTGCCGGGGTCTACTTTGAGAAGATCCTGAAAGGCAGCTCCGCCTCCGTGTGGATGAGAAACGTCCAGCTCGGAATATTTGGAACATTGCTGGGCCTTTTGGGCTTGTGGTGGAACGATGGTCCTGCCATCAGCGAGAAGGGCTTCCTGTTTGGGTACACGCCCATGGTGTGGGGTGTGATTTTCAACCAGGCCTTTGGGGGCTTGCTGGTGGCGGTCGTGGTGAAGTACGCAGACAACATTCTGAAGGGTTTCGCCACCTCCTTTTCCATCATTGTCTCCACTGTCACCTCTGTCTACCTCTTCGGTTTCCATGTGGACCTCGTCTTCACTGTGGGTGCTGGTATGGTCATTGGAGCCGTCTATATGTACAGCCTGCCCAAACCGGCCTCGGCTCCCgctgctcctctctcctccgACAGCCACAGTAGGAGCCACGGAGGAGACTCCGAGATGGAGGCGTTCCTTCCCAA